From Pleurocapsa sp. PCC 7319:
CCAATACGGAAATTCCCGAATTTGTGCAGACAGAATTTAAAGACTTTTATCAGGCAATGTTCCAAAAGTCTTATGAACAGGAAAACAAACAAGTAGCTTTCTTAGAATATGCCTGGGATATGGCAAGTTGCGATCCTTGTTCAGCAGAACCATTGAATCAGTCAGAATTAAAAGATGCGGGGGTATTTTGGTTAGAGCAGAATCCTAGAAATCCCTGGGGAGGCAATAATGTGTTTATCACTCGCCTCCATGTGCGTTACACCAGAGATAAATTCCCTGAAGATTTAAAGTTCCAACAGACAAGCGATCGCAGCAATTTTCAAGGACGATATATAGTGCGACATCCATTCATGGGAGAAATGGCTTGTCGTACTGCATCAGAATATCAGGATTCAATTATCGCCAGACAAGAACGAGAAGCCCAAAATTTAGCTCGTTTGACTGGCTGGGATATACAGGATATTCGCAGCAAAATCACTTTTGTCGAACCTCAACCTGTTCCTTGGTGGCGCAAAATTTGGAACTAAATTCAGTTATCAATTTGAGTTCGGAATTCGGAATTCGGAGTTCGGAATTCTGATGTTTCAACAAAATAGTATCGCATTCAAAAAGCTAAAAAATTATGAATTACGAAGTTTTTAGCCTTGTCAAACTGACATTAATCAGTATTCAATTATGAAAATTATCAGAGTTTTACTATCTTGTTTGCTAACAGGAGTAATTCTATTCTTTGGTGTCAAACCGGCATTGGCTTTCTGTGGTTTTTATGTGGCTAAAGCTGATACCAGTCTTTACAATCAAGCTTCTCAGGTAATTATTGCTAGAGATGAGGATAGAACCGTTTTAACTATGTCTAATGATTATCAGGGTGAAGTTAAAGATTTTGCCATGGTAGTTCCTGTGCCCGTAATTCTCAAAGAGGAACAGGTTCACGTTGGGGAAGCAAAAATTTTGCAAAGGCTAGACGATTTTAGTGCCCCAAGATTAGTAGAATATTTTGATGATGATCCTTGTGAAATTAGAGCTTATGAAGATGGCATCGCATTTAACTCTGCACCCCAAGCTGCCCCATCACTTAGGCAAAAGAAAGCAGACGCTGATTTAGGAGTAACGGTAGAAGAACAGTTTAGCGTCGGTGAATATGACATTGTCATTCTCAGTGCCAAAGAATCTGGAGGATTAGAAACTTGGTTAAGGCAAAATGATTATCAAATCCCCGAAGGTGCCAAAGAATTACTCCAGCCTTATATTCGCCAAAATTTGAAATTCTTTGTAGCGAAAGTCAATCTAGAAGAATATGACAGCAATGGTTTTGAAAAGCTGAGACCAATTTCCATGGCTTATGAGTCGCCTAAGTTTATGTTACCGATTCGCTTGGGGATGATGAACGCAAATGGCGACCAAGATTTGATTGTCTATCTCCTATCTCCTAAAGGACAGGTCGAACTATCCAACTACCGCACGGTGAAAGTTCCTTCTGATAGCGAAGTGCCGGAATTTGTCAAAGAGGAGTTTAAGGACTTTTATACTGCTATGTTCCAAAATTCCTACATTCGGGAAAACAAAAAAGTAGCTTTCTTGGAATACGCTTGGGATATGGGAAGCTGCGATCCTTGTTCGGCAGAACCTTTAAATCGAGAAGAACTCAAAGAAGCTGGGGTATTTTGGTTGGATTCTACACCTTCTAATCCTCGTTTTTTTGGCAATAGCAATGTTTTTATTACCCGTCTCCATGTCCGCTATAGTCGTGATAGATTCCCTGAGGATTTGAAATTTCAACAGACCAGCGATCGCGATTTATTTCAGGGCAGATACGTGATACGTCATCCATACACGGGAGATATTACCTGTGATGCTGGCAAGGAATATCAACAA
This genomic window contains:
- a CDS encoding DUF2330 domain-containing protein, whose protein sequence is MKIIRVLLSCLLTGVILFFGVKPALAFCGFYVAKADTSLYNQASQVIIARDEDRTVLTMSNDYQGEVKDFAMVVPVPVILKEEQVHVGEAKILQRLDDFSAPRLVEYFDDDPCEIRAYEDGIAFNSAPQAAPSLRQKKADADLGVTVEEQFSVGEYDIVILSAKESGGLETWLRQNDYQIPEGAKELLQPYIRQNLKFFVAKVNLEEYDSNGFEKLRPISMAYESPKFMLPIRLGMMNANGDQDLIVYLLSPKGQVELSNYRTVKVPSDSEVPEFVKEEFKDFYTAMFQNSYIRENKKVAFLEYAWDMGSCDPCSAEPLNREELKEAGVFWLDSTPSNPRFFGNSNVFITRLHVRYSRDRFPEDLKFQQTSDRDLFQGRYVIRHPYTGDITCDAGKEYQQSVRDRQEREAKTLAKLTGWNIESIRDRIKFVKAEPVEWWENLWNR